From the genome of Plasmodium malariae genome assembly, chromosome: 9, one region includes:
- the PmUG01_09040200 gene encoding RNA-binding protein s1, putative, translating into MNDSSIYVYNLTKNVSVEHLKEIFMHFGNLKDINFLLNDENVDGKDNADNFICAKIKFENDLYAKIAKEFMNGGQIDGKTVSIKYEHIINEKEKEKEKVKEREKVKEREREKEKEKEKYKDRKPNSDKKRSEKRKYIKDDYKSSTSCSRVSKNLSRKSSSSRKKRRKKSIKKR; encoded by the coding sequence ATGAATGATAGCtccatatatgtttataactTGACGAAAAACGTAAGCGTAGAACATCtgaaagaaatatttatgcattttgggaatttaaaagatataaattttttattaaatgatgaaaatgtaGATGGTAAAGATAATGctgataattttatttgtgctaaaataaaattcgaAAATGATCTATATGCAAAAATCGCGAAGGAGTTTATGAATGGAGGACAGATTGATGGAAAAACTGTATCAATAAAGtatgaacatataataaatgaaaaagaaaaggaaaaggaaaaagtaaaGGAAAGGGAAAAAGTAAAGGAAAGGGAAAgggaaaaagagaaagaaaaagaaaaatataaagatagAAAACCTAATagtgataaaaaaagaagtgagaaaagaaaatatataaaagatgaCTACAAATCAAGTACATCCTGTTCTCGTgtatcaaaaaatttaagtagGAAATCATCGAGTtcgagaaaaaaaagaaggaaaaaaagtattaaaaaaaggtgA
- the PmUG01_09040400 gene encoding conserved Plasmodium protein, unknown function encodes MELDINNKRISEKENKLEINNINRIILDILCSEAIRKIKFILHVLKELLKKKTNILHVYLTNDIDHLSTENEKKQIFNSLQDQIELCENDSDYNEMKKKIEKYIDSLSETNEILCQNSPTDRNIKENRNKIIEDGSLLLNIFRKMKKLNFASVLNELNNFKAEESLLLNLNQNVYHKKQIINILKEQIKEQIENTKSKMKYIQGQIEKIEKRKKIFFVKFMLYYIYKEEYVHAKMANYNMNINFKYDSTKKSKEDMEEQLKVYDNINDYIKMFLNKRNDNLQNIHDELVEYYEKERFEKNKQLEETKNEINNSIKSIEMKRNKIVKYEEVNKLREEEEKEKMRKEIDEREFLKEYNKSILFLQDIGRNKIKDYDEKRKKNLKKLAAKKKKKKKNWP; translated from the exons ATGGAGCTtgacataaataataaaaggatatccgaaaaagaaaataaactagaaattaataacataaatagAATTATATTAGATATTCTATGTTCAGAAGcgataagaaaaataaaatttattctgCATGTATTAAAGGAACTCCtgaaaaagaaaacgaaCATTTTACATGTTTATTTAACCAATGATATCGATCACTTGTCTACCGAAAATGAGAAGAAGCAAAT ATTTAACTCGTTGCAAGATCAAATCGAATTATGCGAAAACGACAGTGACTacaatgaaatgaaaaaaaaaattgaaaagtaTATTGATTCCTTGAGTGAgacaaatgaaatattatgtCAAAATTCACCAACTGATAGAAACataaaa gaaaataggaataaaataattgaagaTGGCTCTTTATTGTTAAacatatttagaaaaatgaaaaaattaaatttcgCCTCTGTCCTAAATGagttaaataatttcaaGGCCGAAGAGAGCTTGCTTCTGAAC TTGAACCAGAATGTTTATcacaaaaaacaaataatcaacattttaaaagaacaaataaaagaGCAAATAGAAAATACGAAAAGTAAAATGAAGTATATCCAGGGGCAAATAgagaaaattgaaaaaagaaaaaaaatattttttgtaaaatttatgctttattatatatataaagaagaatATGTCCATGCAAAAATGGCAAATTACAACATgaacataaattttaaatatgattcaactaaaaaatcaaaagaaGACATGGAAGAACAATTGAAAGTGTACGATAACATTAACGATTATATTAAGATGTTTCTAAACAAAAGGAATGATAAT ttGCAAAATATTCATGACGAGTTAGTTGAGTACTATGAGAAGGAAAGATTTGAGAAGAACAAGCAGCTGGAGGAAAccaaaaatgaaattaataattctattaAAAGCATCGAAATGAAGAGgaataaaata GTTAAATATGaagaagtaaataaattaagagaggaagaagaaaagGAGAAAATGAGAAAAGAAATTGACGAAAGGGAATTCTTAAAAGAATACAATAagtccattttatttttgcaagATAtaggaagaaataaaataaaagattacgatgagaaaaggaaaaaaaacttaaagaAATTggcagcaaaaaaaaaaaaaaaaaaaaaaaattggccataa
- the SR1 gene encoding serpentine receptor, putative translates to MIKFIVGIICYYILYCSYHVYENIRTPIYDHTRDIKNSKKQSNNNNLYGNNIYKPFKNVLTKKDKIDYHIYLSCVEDIDLNKYIDEKYIDYDRNFIKVFYLKNARYNWDESQINQIWKWIFFSEHIYPSVDIVIPKRLINMNKNIYMHIITYVNDELYRHGFVTNLLTKTKKGIKEQGKKKKKYLWKIFFDDEYDDDEYDDDEYDDDEGEDEEQEEEEEEEEEEEVEEEDRERKNKIEGGKNVVKKVKMSNSLYIPKRIRFGPVIEFNDININKLGFFSNVFVDKSTNTYLLPTYFNNHLTPEDEYELLLKERGVDDDEEEDEEEEEEEEERKGKHGNRVKNGNHRKRNNPYRNNKHVYEITVEYAPISYTYFNLYNIIIFNMNHLKEKYSYTSYDLDSLTIFLCGNIYLCVFIYIICIIHIILNIIALLFNIESWNKLNDLYSFLPNTTYYKLFFTFCIFLYLKNKNSCKILMVFCVLKMAVCIWKVISKYDIHFLPIHPYVYIGNNKPSIENKNLNVDVLENKIKMKIQNFMISSIILILTYNFLYNLYDSFYSFIIHTLGIYSYIFNFIFMCPQIIKNYCTKTVQHIPVFYFFMLFLNALMDDLFSLLLRMPTIHKFKAFGDDIIFLIFLVQYCVYKKGQICISPPQGGKVPKESKKKK, encoded by the coding sequence atgattaaattTATAGTAGGAATAATATGCTATTATATACTGTATTGTTCTTATCAtgtttatgaaaatataagaaCACCTATCTATGACCATACAagagatataaaaaattcaaaaaaacagagtaacaataataatttatacggaaataatatatataaaccttttaaaaatgtattaacaAAGAAGGATAAAATAGACTATCATATATACTTATCATGTGTAGAAGATAttgatttaaataaatatatagatgaaaaatatatcgaTTATGAcagaaattttataaaagttttttatCTGAAAAATGCAAGATACAACTGGGATGAGTCACAGATAAATCAAATATGGAAATGGATATTCTTTTCGGAGCATATATATCCATCAGTTGATATTGTTATTCCCAAAAGATtaattaatatgaataaaaatatttacatgcACATAATTACTTATGTAAATGATGAATTATATAGACATGGATTTGTTACAAATCTTTTAACAAAAACtaaaaaaggtataaaagaacaaggaaaaaaaaaaaaaaaatatttatggaaaattttttttgatgatgagtatgatgatgatgagtatgatgatgatgagtatgatgatgatgaaggAGAAGATGAGGAAcaagaagaagaggaagaagaggaggaagaagaggaagtGGAAGAAGAGGATAGGGAaagaaagaacaaaatagAGGGAGGGAAAAATGTAGTaaagaaagtaaaaatgaGTAATTCTTTGTATATTCCTAAAAGGATTAGATTTGGCCCAGTTATTGAATTTAAcgatataaatattaataaactaGGCTTTTTTTCAAACGTTTTTGTAGATAAGTCAACAAATACTTATTTATTAccaacatattttaataatcatTTGACTCCTGAGGATGAATATGAATTACTTTTAAAAGAAAGAGGAGTAgatgatgatgaagaagaagatgaggaagaggaagaagaagaagaagaaaggaAAGGAAAACATGGGAATCGTGTAAAAAATGGAAACCATAGAAAAAGGAACAATCCctatagaaataataaacatgTATACGAAATTACGGTGGAATATGCACCAATAAGTTACACCTATTTTAActtgtataatataataatatttaatatgaatCACCTAAAAGAGAAATATAGTTATACCTCGTACGATTTGGATAGCTtgactatatttttatgtggaaatatttatttatgtgtctttatatatataatttgtataattcatataatactaaatataatagctttattatttaatatagaaagttggaataaattaaatgatttatattcctttttaccAAATACTACTtattacaaattattttttaccttctgtattttcttatatttaaaaaataaaaatagttgcAAAATCCTTATGGTCTTTTGTGTACTAAAAATGGCTGTGTGTATATGGAAAGTAATAAGCAAATATGATATACATTTCTTACCAATCCAtccgtatgtatatattggTAATAATAAACCCTCGATAGAAAACAAGAATTTAAATGTAGACGTATTAGAAAACAaaatcaaaatgaaaatacagAATTTTATGATCAGTTCAATAATACTAATTCTTActtataactttttatacAACCTGTATGATTccttttattcatttattatacacACCTTAggaatatattcatatatttttaattttatttttatgtgcccacaaataataaaaaattattgcacTAAGACAGTTCAGCATATTCCAGTATTCTACTTTTTCatgctttttttaaatgctcTTATGGATGATTTGTTCTCTCTCCTGTTAAGAATGCCAACAATACATAAGTTTAAAGCGTTCGGAgatgatataatttttttaatttttttagtgCAGTACTGTGTGTATAAAAAAGGACAGATATGTATAAGCCCTCCTCAAGGCGGTAAAGTGCCAAAGGAatcaaaaaagaagaaatga